A single region of the Vanacampus margaritifer isolate UIUO_Vmar chromosome 13, RoL_Vmar_1.0, whole genome shotgun sequence genome encodes:
- the xxylt1 gene encoding xyloside xylosyltransferase 1, with the protein MRILRLAYIIMANVSRFRSLQFLLLLASLLAVVTFYYFGSKNHDFSSTTKWIKLSQARRNTKTNDADLTMDTRFSQRDRSEEKETGESDALRSEKSGDETLDQRYNALMLFTKVDKSRRLQDKFRVAMSSMVKYAHFLEGEILVLHFVTDPASKVVGEKMLQELLTNAQFKYEVVFHDVEALSYKLLPLVEALRKHFSAGSGSYYSDVIFYLSVAMHHILPKNLTRIVQLDIDLKYRTNIKHLFQEFDHFPPGAIIGIVREMQPVYRHTFSQYRKENPKTRVGDPPPHGLTGVNSGVLLLDLATMKASTLYNQLLDPRNVTKLAEKYRFKSHLGDQDFYALISMEHPELFYFLDCGWNRQLCTWWRDNGYREVFHLYYRCDGPIYIYHGNCNSSIPDD; encoded by the exons ATGCGCATCCTCAGGCTAGCATACATAATCATGGCCAATGTCAGTAGATTCAGATCCCTTCAGTTTTTGCTGCTCCTGGCATCTCTCCTGGCTGTGGTGACATTCTACTACTTTGGCTCCAAGAATCATGACTTCTCCAGCACCACCAAGTGGATCAAGCTCTCTCAGGCAAGgcgcaacacaaaaacaaatgacgCAGACCTGACCATGGATACCAGGTTCTCCCAGCGTGACAGATCCGAGGAGAAGGAAACGGGAGAGAGCGATGCTCTTCGATCCGAAAAGAGTGGCGACGAGACTTTGGACCAACGCTACAATGCTCTCATGTTGTTCACGAAAGTGGACAAAAGCCGCAGGCTTCAGGACAAATTTAGGGTGGCCATGTCGTCTATGGTCAAATATGCACACTTCTTGGAAGGAGAGATTTTGGTGCTTCATTTTGTGACTGATCCGGCCAGTAAAGTCGTGGGAGAGAAGATGCTTCAGGAATTGCTCACAAATGCACAATTCAAGTATGAG GTGGTGTTCCACGATGTGGAAGCCCTTTCTTACAAGCTGCTCCCTCTCGTGGAAGCCTTGCGGAAGCACTTCAGCGCTGGCTCCGGGTCTTATTACAGCGATGTCATCTTCTACCTGTCCGTAGCCATGCACCACATCTTGCCAAAAA aTTTGACACGCATTGTGCAGCTTGACATCGATCTGAAGTACCGGACCAACATCAAGCATCTCTTCCAGGAATTTGACCACTTCCCACCAGGAGCAATAATCGGCATCGTCAGGGAAATGCAGCCAGTGTACAG acacacgttCTCTCAGTACCGCAAGGAAAACCCTAAAACCAGAGTGGGTGACCCTCCGCCCCACGGTCTCACCGGCGTCAACTCTGGCGTGCTTTTACTGGACCTCGCTACAATGAAGGCCTCCACTCTCTACAACCAACTACTGGATCCAAGAAATGTGACCAAGCTAGCTGAGAAGTACAGGTTCAAGAGCCACCTCGGGGACCAGGACTTCTACGCTCTAATCAGCATGGAGCACCCAGAACTGTTTTACTTCCTGGACTGTGGTTGGAACCGACAACTGTGTACCTGGTGGAGGGACAACGGCTACAGAGAAGTCTTTCACTTGTATTATCGGTGTGATGGACCCATCTATATCTATCATGGGAACTGTAACAGCTCCATACCAGATGATTAA
- the LOC144062795 gene encoding uncharacterized protein LOC144062795, with product MRFYDRRAFFHRRKNANANLRKVGIVSLGLCQFRPQKRLTVSEEVPFVEQEEPTKEEVSGSTPETEAAAAAADLGPGRRKSPIRGQRHHPTVQGDLVVSTVFQIGSEKEVEEDDERNGDSDSHHRLKGSMRRRGQAHAP from the exons ATGCGTTTCTATGACCGGAGAGCGTTTTTTCACCGAAgaaaaaatgctaatgctaatttgcgGAAAGTAGGAATTGTGTCACTCGGATTGTGTCAGTTCCGACCTCAAAAGCGTTTGACCGTCTCAGAGGAAGTCCCATTCGTGGAACAGGAGGAGCCCACGAAGGAGGAGGTCTCAGGTTCCACTCCCGAGACAGAAGCcgccgcagcagcagcagatctAG GGCCAGGAAGGAGGAAAAGTCCAATAAGAGGTCAAAGACACCACCCAACAGTGCAAGGAGATCTTGTAGTGTCAACCG TTTTTCAAATTGGCAGTGAAAAGGAAGTGGAGGAGGACGACGAGAGAAATGGCGATTCAGACTCTCATCATCGCCTAAAGGGTTCGATGAGACGCAGAGGCCAGGCCCACGCCCCCTAA